The window CAACAATCTAATCAATTCGATTAGCAGTTGGATTCTAATAATCATGAATAAATATTTGACAAAAATGTCAAACCGTCAAATTATGATGTTTTTGTTGGGGTCCATTTTATCAATTCTAAAATCTTTCACGTAACGCAATACTCTAATTTTTTTATGTGTTGAAAATTGAAATGAGTTTCTCcccaaaataagataaatatgAATAGTGTGGGTGAGGTAAGCGTGGCAATACAAGAATCATGCAAAATAAGGAGATGGGTGACCTCAGAATCAGTTAGTTCAGTTCAGTTCAATTTTGCAACCTTTGACATTATTGGACATGGCAGACTGAGAATCATTTAGTTTTCGAACCGAACCATGGCTTTGGCGTTCGGTTCACTGGTTCCTACTCACACCAACACTTTGTGTCTCTCTCTCACACCACAACCTTTGAATAATCTCATCTTCAGCACCAAAAACCATACTAAGTTTATGTTTTGTGGCAGAGGTGTTAGCTATGGAAACACTTTGTCTTGTTCAGAGcaaagagcttctacttccattgCCACTATTGTTTGTTCTGCTGCTAATAAACCTTCTTCTTCTGAAATCAGGTACCCTTTATTTTATTCTTGCACTTAATCTTGCAGCAAGCTACCATTTTCAAACAGAAAGTGTCAACCCCTTTTGTTTTTGTGAAAAgctattgttttcttattttacTATTCAGAATATTTAAATGGCGAGGTATATTGCCACTTTGAGGTGTttgaattagaaatttggaaTGCTGATTAAGGAATTAAGACACAGGTTTTTTCTAACAGTAATTTAGTTGGATCCCTCAACTTTTTAATTCATGTAATGAGATCCTTGGGCTGTGATTAATTGAAGGTATTCCCTTTATCAATAGAGTGTGAATGTTTTGAATGTTTGcccaaaatataaaagagaattgGTTTTCAAGCTTTGAAGTTCTGACTTTTTCAATCACCCGTAACAACAAAATCTGAAATTAATTGAAGATGGTTGACGTAGTTGGTAAGAAACTGACTCGAATCTCACAAGTTCCTGAGTTTGATTATGGCCGCCAATGTGAGGGGCACTTCGGTGGGTGATCCTATGTGCTCAAATAGTATAGAGGCATGCTCTCATTATGGTAGAATCACTATTGGTTGTGTGCACTAAAATAATATCCGAGATTCCAATTACACTAGTTACGTTCTTGGGATCGGCGAAAGTCCTCTGTTAGTCCCTTGGCCCTTTTCCATCAAGAGATTTGTCAAACTGTTAGGGATTAACATAGTGCATTTTTGCTAATCTCAGAAATGTAATTGATACAACTCAGATCTCAATGACTATTTTGGTGTACGCATCCAATTTGAGAACTACTTTGAGGCTTAACTCCATAATTTGGGATTGAGAGTTAAGAGAAACAAATAAGATTGGGAACAACAGAAAATAGGCAAGATGAGTGAAGTATGTGTATCATTCACCCCCCAAAAAAAGGTCATTATCAATACGATATATCATattatcaaatatcaaattaacAATACTATTTTCTGCAGTTGGAAAAATCTTTTCAAATGAATGAAGTGTTTTAGTTTTAAGCTTCTTATGTGATCTCCTCTTTATGCAATGTTTGTTTTTCATCAGGTTCTATTTGCCAGTCATGATGCTTCATCATTAATCATATTTGTTCTTCAGCTCTACAGCCAAGATAAGGAGCGAAGTTCTGTCTCCGTTTCGCGCTGTTAGGATGTTCTTTTACATTGCTTTCATTGCAAGCGGTTCTCTTGGGGGATTCATAGCGGCCACACAACTGCTCGGCGCATTGGCTAACCCCTCAAGAGCATCCCAGGTTGGTGACATCCTAAAGGGACTTGGCATTGACATTGGAGCAGTGTCTATCTTTGCTTTCTTGTACTTGAGAGAGAACAAAGCAAAGAATGCTCAAGAGGCTCGCCTCTCGCGAGAGGAAAGCCTGTCAAGCCTTAAGCTCCGCGTGGACGACAAGAAGATCATACCTGTTAGCTCATTGAGAGGGATTGCTCGTCTTGTGATCTGCGCTGGACCAGCATCATTTGTAACCGAGTCTTTTAAGCGAAGCTTGCCATTCACGGAAGGTCTTATAGACAGAGGAGTGCTTGTTGTTCCTTTTGTAACAGATGGAAATTCGCTTTGTTTGGAGTTTGATGAGAGTGATGAGGAGCTTAACAAGAGAAGGAAGAGGCTCTGGCAGCTAGCTCCGGTTTACATCACTGAGTGGTCTGAGTATGTTTACAATGATAGAAACTCCCCTAAATATGcaattcaatttcattttatgttTCTTTCTAACAAATTTTCACATGTTATATATAGGTGGTTAAATGAACAAAAGAAGTTGGCAGGTGTATCATCCGAATCTCCAGTGTAAGTAACTTAGTAGTTAGTACTACCTAGATTAGTGTGTGGACATATATACCTATAAACATTTTAGATATCGAAAAATTCTTAGATGTTCACTCTTATACTAATTTATTAGTTGAAGAATAAGTCCTTAATTCATTTACCCGAGCACTTAAGAATGACTCCTAAaaaataggaaaagtataggtagacaatgaaaatactaaataatgtgaacaatggatatatcggatgttcaatttactaggtgtgcgaatggttattctaatattaaaatttaggtagATAATTTAGGAGTGTAGTGTGTTCTTACTTTATTGGGCCAATTTTAGAactcattgttcacattgttcacaAAAATCATTGTCTAGCTAACAAAGTCCAAAAAAATATTACCTGCAACGTGACACGTGACATGCTATATGTACTACAAGTGTCTTGTAGCATCCCATGTAGTCATAATATCCGTCATTTAAAGTGACGCATATATCAACGAAAACGTAGAACTAACATGAATGACATAGTACTATTTTTGGGACTACGATGCTCATTTTAAACTGTCaagaactaaaataaattatctttACAAAGCCAGAGACTGTAATGAACTTTATTTTACTCATCAAACTTTTTAGCAATAGAAACTTGCACATCAATGCCCTTTTAGCTGCTACTCTTAATCCATTTCACTCGAAATGTGAAGTTATGCAGAGTTTGAGAGTAAAGTTTTGCAATAAGAACTTTGTTTCTTTCATTGTTCAGGTACCTATCTCTACGCCTAGATGGTCGTGTTCGCGGCAGTGGCGTCGGTTATCCTCCTTGGAATGCTTTGGTTGCGCAATTACCACCAGTGAAGGGTATCTGGACTGGCTTACTAGATGGCATGGATGGTAGAGTTCTTTAGAAgttactttttcttattttcttattttcttattcTGTTTCTCCCCCTCTATAGGGGATGTTCagttaaaattttatagtttgaTCTCCATAGATATATACATATTATATTTTAGCTTTATCTTATCAATTGTTTCTTACGCAAATGTTAACACCTACACAGAACACGTGGACATACAAATTTGATCTCCACGACTTTTTCCAATTTTTCCTTGACTGTTTTTGACATCTATATTCTCTACTCACCCTCAAAATCTTGACTTTTACCGTACCAGCAGGGACGGACATAGGGCCTCCACTTCTACCCCTCCTTcttccaagttttttttttttttttaaaagagttaatagtaataagtttttaagtatgatttaatttttttaaaaatttatttaatatttaatttaatataaataaaagtttaatttaatttaatatgatttttaataTCTACAaagtaagtaataatattaaaaaattttaaaaaatatattattattaatattttttaatcaaataaaaatttttaaatcttataaaGTGGATTTTTTTCTTGAGACCGttccttttaatttatttgatattaattttctttgtttcaactgctacaattGAGAGACTATGACTATTGTGaagaataactcaaaaaataaaataaatgaattttttattaattgttttttaattatagtgaaaaaaattgctaaaaaatttgacacaaattttaTTATCAATGAATTTTATGATTCAAAGAATCGATTATTTTGTTAGTAAGAAgtacatacatatttttttactttaaaatatattttatattgatatatttttgtaatacatcttacattatataatttttgtataattttttagaaaaatactatttgtacactaaaatcagccattaaaattagtcactaatgtatttgtgtataaatacatgtgtgatttaatttatttttaatgtaaatttgtattctaatatgtattttatactggtagctaattttagtgtatatgtagtataatctaatttttttaatattatatataatattggtCTTAATATTTTTGGACTGTCCCTTGGTactaggataaaaaaaagaaaataaatgaattaaagtaaaaatataaaataaagatttagTAATGATGATAAAAGATAACTTCTAATagaataaattactattttttttatttttactcacGAATGCTGACAAATCTATTAGTATAAAAACGAAATTAGTTTTGCacccataaaa is drawn from Arachis hypogaea cultivar Tifrunner chromosome 12, arahy.Tifrunner.gnm2.J5K5, whole genome shotgun sequence and contains these coding sequences:
- the LOC112727196 gene encoding protein LOW PSII ACCUMULATION 1, chloroplastic isoform X1, whose amino-acid sequence is MALAFGSLVPTHTNTLCLSLTPQPLNNLIFSTKNHTKFMFCGRGVSYGNTLSCSEQRASTSIATIVCSAANKPSSSEISSTAKIRSEVLSPFRAVRMFFYIAFIASGSLGGFIAATQLLGALANPSRASQVGDILKGLGIDIGAVSIFAFLYLRENKAKNAQEARLSREESLSSLKLRVDDKKIIPVSSLRGIARLVICAGPASFVTESFKRSLPFTEGLIDRGVLVVPFVTDGNSLCLEFDESDEELNKRRKRLWQLAPVYITEWSEWLNEQKKLAGVSSESPVYLSLRLDGRVRGSGVGYPPWNALVAQLPPVKGIWTGLLDGMDGRVL
- the LOC112727196 gene encoding protein LOW PSII ACCUMULATION 1, chloroplastic isoform X2, translating into MALAFGSLVPTHTNTLCLSLTPQPLNNLIFSTKNHTKFMFCGRGVSYGNTLSCSEQRASTSIATIVCSAANKPSSSEISSTAKIRSEVLSPFRAVRMFFYIAFIASGSLGGFIAATQLLGALANPSRASQVGDILKGLGIDIGAVSIFAFLYLRENKAKNAQEARLSREESLSSLKLRVDDKKIIPVSSLRGIARLVICAGPASFVTESFKRSLPFTEGLIDRGVLVVPFVTDGNSLCLEFDESDEELNKRRKRLWQLAPVYITEWWLNEQKKLAGVSSESPVYLSLRLDGRVRGSGVGYPPWNALVAQLPPVKGIWTGLLDGMDGRVL
- the LOC112727196 gene encoding protein LOW PSII ACCUMULATION 1, chloroplastic isoform X3, whose amino-acid sequence is MFFYIAFIASGSLGGFIAATQLLGALANPSRASQVGDILKGLGIDIGAVSIFAFLYLRENKAKNAQEARLSREESLSSLKLRVDDKKIIPVSSLRGIARLVICAGPASFVTESFKRSLPFTEGLIDRGVLVVPFVTDGNSLCLEFDESDEELNKRRKRLWQLAPVYITEWSEWLNEQKKLAGVSSESPVYLSLRLDGRVRGSGVGYPPWNALVAQLPPVKGIWTGLLDGMDGRVL